The nucleotide window GTTTTTTCATGATTGCTCCTCATAATCACCTACGGAAAATATTAAACCAGTTCTACCTTTCAAAGCAAGGAATGCAGATCGTCTTCCCGTTTTTTACCCTCAGCCTCGGCTCCATTGTCTTCTCTTTGCATATCTCACATCTGACGCTCGGATATATCTTTGCCTCATCAGGCAGCGGCATCTTCAGGTGTTTTATTTTAAACAAATCCCTATCAGCCGTCTTTAAGATGGATTCTATTTTCTTTGATTTTCTCAGGTGGACTGCTTTTAGAACTTCTTTTGAACGGACGCCTTTCATGTATTTTTGCCACATCTCTTTTTGTTTTTCTGTTTCAGGCGGAGGCGTCCAGTCAATTGATATTCTAACTGCCTTTCCTGAAGGCCTTTTTATAAATGTATAAACCTGTTTGCCGTAATCTTTGAAAATGAGATTGCCTTTTCCGAATGTGCAGCCCGTCATAGCCTGAACAGCATCAACAGCGCATGAGTTGTTCTCAACTATTGCAACTATCTCCTCGTCTATTGATTTTCTGCCGAGTTCTTTCAGTGCAAACGCAGATGCCCTGTATCCGAGAACAAGTCCGGGGCAGATGTGGCCGTGAAATTTAATAACCTCATCAAGTTTTTTCATGCCGGATTTTATATCCTCTCCTCATAAGGCGCAATCAGCGTGTTATATCCCTCATCTGCAAGGGCCTTTGCGAGGGTGTATGCATCGTCTTTTGAATTGAACTTGCCGACCCTGACCCTGTAGTATTTACTCCCGCTGATTTCCGCCTCTGTTATATAGACCTTGCTGTATTTAAATTCCAGAGATGCCTTCATGCGTGTAGCATTTGACAGGTCTTTGTAGGAGCCTATCTGTATTGTAAAGGGCCCGTTGCCGCCAGTTGGCGAGTACTTTATATATTTTATATACCGCATGTCCCTTCCGAGGGGTTCAATTCTTACTTTTCCGGTTCCCGTTCCTATTAATTCAAGCTCCTTTGCACAGGAGTAGGAGAGGTCCAAGTCCCTTCCAGGAATAAACGGCCCTCTGTCATTCACAGTGCACTCCACGTTCTTGTTATTTGCGATGTTTGTCACCTTCAACTTTGTACCGAAAGGATATTCCTTATGCGCGCATGTATTTGCATACATATTGTAAGGCTCACCTGATGATGTCAGCTTTCCATGGAAATCAGGCCCATACCATGAGGCAACCATATATTTTGCCTCTAAAGTCGCCTGCGTCTCTTTAGGGCTTTCTTTTGGCTGGGTTTCGTATTTGGAATCTTCGTAGTATCCGTATCTCGGCGCACCGCATGAAACCAAGAAAAATGTAAAATTTAAAAATAAAAATGCAAAGTAAAGGAACTTCTTAATTTTTAATTTTTCACTTTTCATTTTAAATTTGCATTACAGTATATACCTGCTCAGGTCTTCATCCTTCACAATATCAGCGAGTTTGGCTCTCACATATTCCCTGTCTATCGGAAGTTTGCCGTTCTTTTTTTCAGGCGCCTCAAAGGATATATCCTCAAGGAGTTTTTCAAGCACTGTATGAAGCCTTCTTGCGCCTATGTTTTCTGTCCTCTCATTGACAGTTGCCGCAATGTCTGCTATCTCCTCCACAGCATCTTTCCTGAAATTTATCTCTACATTTTCTGTTGCAAGTAGCGCTGTGTACTGCTTTGTGAGAGCATTATGGGGTTCTGTAAGAATCCTCACAAATTCGTCTTTTCCAAGAGGGTCAAGCTCAACCCTGATAGGAAATCTTCCCTGAAGTTCGGGGATGAGGTCTGAGGGTTTTGACATATGGAAGGCTCCGGCCGCTATGAAGAGTATATGCTCTGTTTTCACCGGGCCGTGCTTTGTTGTTAGTGTTGTGCCTTCAACAACAGGGAGCAGGTCTCTCTGGACGCCTTCCCTTGACACGTCCGGGCCGTGAGCATGTCCCCTGCTCGCAACCTTATCAATCTCGTCTATAAAAATAATCCCTGTTTGCTGGACCCTCTCAATAGCCTCTTTTGTTACCGTGTCCATATCAATTAGTTTGTTTGCCTCTTCCTGCACGAGCATTCTTAATGCCTCCGGCACCTTGGCTTTTTTTTTCTTTGCCTTGTCAGGGATTAACCCTCCGAGCATCTCTTTCAGGTTTATCTCAAGCTCTTCAAGCCCTACGTTTGAGATTACGCCGAAAGGCATTACCTTTTCTCTTACCTCTACATCCACATATCTGTTGTCGAGCTTGCCTTCTTTAAGCTGCTGCCTGAGCCGCTCTCTCGTCTCTTTATACTTTTCTTTCTCCTCATCGTCAATGCTTATGCCCCGTCCGCTCTCCTCGGCGAGTCGCCCGGGGCGGCCTGAGGCAGACCTTGGGGAAGGAAGCAGAACGTCAAGGAGCCTTTCTTCCGCAAGAGATTCAGCCTTTTCCTTGATCTTCTCTATATGTTCTGACTTAACCATGTTAAGCGAGATTTCTGTAAGGTCCCTGATCATTGATTCAACGTCCCTGCCTACATAGCCTACCTCTGTAAACTTCGAGGCTTCAATCTTTAGGAACGGCGCATGTGCAAGCCTTGCGAGGCGTCTTGCAATCTCTGTTTTTCCGACGCCTGTCGGCCCGATCATAATTATATTTTTGGGAAGCACCTCGTCTTTCAGTTCAGGGGAAAGCTGCAGCCTCCGCCACCTATTTCTTAAAGCGATTGCAACTGCCTTTTTTGCCCTGTGCTGGCCTATGATATACTTATCAAGCTCTTCTACTATTTTTCTTGGCGTGAGATTTTCCATTCTAACTCCCATATGTTGTCATTGCGAGGGACATATGTCCCGAAGCAATCTTACGACGAGATTCCGTTGCTTTGCTCGGAATGACAAATAGTAAAATACTATTGTAATTCCTCTATTGTCAGATTATCATTTGTGTATATGCATATATTAGATGCAATCTTCATTGATTTTTCAACTATCTCTCTTGCGGAGAGATTTGTATTTTCAAAAAGCCCCTTTGCTGCTGCCTGTGCGTAGGGTCCTCCTGAACCGATTGCAGCAACCCCGTCCTCAGGCTCAATAACATCGCCTGTGCCTGAGATTATAAATGTATGTTCCTTATCGGCAATGATCAAAAGCGCCTCAAGTCTCCGTAAAATCTTATCCGTTCTCCAGTCTTTTGCAAGCTCTACAGCAGCCCTTTTGATATTGCCCCGGTATGATTCAATCTTTGCCTCAAATCTTTCAAACAAAGTGAATGCATCTGCTGTTGCGCCTGAAAAACCTGCAATGATTTTATTGTCGTACATTGTCTTTACCTTTTTTGCATTGTGTTTCAAGACAGTATTGCCCATTGTCACCTGGCCGTCTCCGGCAATGGCAACTTTTCCGTCACGCCTCACGCATAATATCGTTGTTCCCTTAAACATAGTTACTCCTTAGCTTTCAACTTTCAACTTTTAACTTCTCACTTTTTATCTTTTGCAAGCGGATGCGCCTTGTCATAAGTATCCATCAGATGCGTTATGTCCAGATGCGTATATTTCTGTGTTGTTGACAAAGATGAATGTCCTAAAAGCTCCTGAATCACTCTCAGGTCTGCGCCGCCCTGAAGAAGATGGCTTGCAAAGGTATGCCTGAGAGTATGCGGCCCTATGCGGCTGTTAACACCGATTGCCTTTGCATACTTAATTACTATACGTCTTACACTCCTGTCTGTCAATCTTGCGCCGTTTCTGTTAAGGAAAAAAGCTCCGTCTTTCTTTTTAAGCAAAACTCTTTCAATGAAATATGTCTTCATTGCCTCTAATGCCTTTCTGCCTACGGGAACTATCCGCTCTTTTTTCCCCTTGCCTTTAACCTTAACGAGTCCCTCTCTTGTATTTATGTCATCAGCATTCAGCCCTGAGAGCTCGCTTACGCGAAGGCCGCTTGAATACAGGAGTTCAAG belongs to Nitrospirota bacterium and includes:
- a CDS encoding septal ring lytic transglycosylase RlpA family protein, with amino-acid sequence MKSEKLKIKKFLYFAFLFLNFTFFLVSCGAPRYGYYEDSKYETQPKESPKETQATLEAKYMVASWYGPDFHGKLTSSGEPYNMYANTCAHKEYPFGTKLKVTNIANNKNVECTVNDRGPFIPGRDLDLSYSCAKELELIGTGTGKVRIEPLGRDMRYIKYIKYSPTGGNGPFTIQIGSYKDLSNATRMKASLEFKYSKVYITEAEISGSKYYRVRVGKFNSKDDAYTLAKALADEGYNTLIAPYEERI
- the hslV gene encoding ATP-dependent protease subunit HslV, with amino-acid sequence MFKGTTILCVRRDGKVAIAGDGQVTMGNTVLKHNAKKVKTMYDNKIIAGFSGATADAFTLFERFEAKIESYRGNIKRAAVELAKDWRTDKILRRLEALLIIADKEHTFIISGTGDVIEPEDGVAAIGSGGPYAQAAAKGLFENTNLSAREIVEKSMKIASNICIYTNDNLTIEELQ
- a CDS encoding TraR/DksA C4-type zinc finger protein, which produces MKKLDEVIKFHGHICPGLVLGYRASAFALKELGRKSIDEEIVAIVENNSCAVDAVQAMTGCTFGKGNLIFKDYGKQVYTFIKRPSGKAVRISIDWTPPPETEKQKEMWQKYMKGVRSKEVLKAVHLRKSKKIESILKTADRDLFKIKHLKMPLPDEAKIYPSVRCEICKEKTMEPRLRVKNGKTICIPCFER
- the xerC gene encoding tyrosine recombinase XerC, with translation MNSHIQQFLRYLEIEKGVSLHTLRAYRKDLGAFSNHVKSRAKDIELNDIRGFVAEEINSGHKKTTAGRRLAAVRSFLKFLYREGYIKANPAKLVPTPKLPKMLPKFLSVDDVFSLVEKPEGIGFLPARDRAILELLYSSGLRVSELSGLNADDINTREGLVKVKGKGKKERIVPVGRKALEAMKTYFIERVLLKKKDGAFFLNRNGARLTDRSVRRIVIKYAKAIGVNSRIGPHTLRHTFASHLLQGGADLRVIQELLGHSSLSTTQKYTHLDITHLMDTYDKAHPLAKDKK
- the hslU gene encoding ATP-dependent protease ATPase subunit HslU encodes the protein MENLTPRKIVEELDKYIIGQHRAKKAVAIALRNRWRRLQLSPELKDEVLPKNIIMIGPTGVGKTEIARRLARLAHAPFLKIEASKFTEVGYVGRDVESMIRDLTEISLNMVKSEHIEKIKEKAESLAEERLLDVLLPSPRSASGRPGRLAEESGRGISIDDEEKEKYKETRERLRQQLKEGKLDNRYVDVEVREKVMPFGVISNVGLEELEINLKEMLGGLIPDKAKKKKAKVPEALRMLVQEEANKLIDMDTVTKEAIERVQQTGIIFIDEIDKVASRGHAHGPDVSREGVQRDLLPVVEGTTLTTKHGPVKTEHILFIAAGAFHMSKPSDLIPELQGRFPIRVELDPLGKDEFVRILTEPHNALTKQYTALLATENVEINFRKDAVEEIADIAATVNERTENIGARRLHTVLEKLLEDISFEAPEKKNGKLPIDREYVRAKLADIVKDEDLSRYIL